The Sphaerochaeta globosa str. Buddy region ATCCTTTGTTTGGTCATTGGAACTATCCATTGGGAGTCACGTTGTACGGTCTGGTGGAAACGGAGCGCATGTTCAAGGATTTTGACCCGGAATTGTCAGTACAGATTCATGCCTATCTGAAACGGCATATCCAAGCAAGCATCGATACCTATGACTATGCGATGTGGGATAAGGATACGCTTGGCGGTGCTACGGCGGTTCATCATTTGATGACCAGCCTCGACAGCCTCGATGACTGCGGCAGTTTTGGTTCGACGGTGCTGGAAATTGCCAAAGACCATGAGCTCTCATCGTATGAGAAGCTCATTGCGGTGGTGGGTGATCATATCTGTAGGACCCAGCCCCGCTTGGCCGATGGGACGTTCTTTCGAACCGGCCTGATGCATGAGTTCCATGAGAACACCCTGTGGGTCGATGACCTGTACATGTCCGTGCCATTTCTCTGCCGTTATGCCCGCTATGCAGCCAACGCGGAACACCTCGATGATGCCGCCCGCCAGTTCTTTGGTTTTGCCAAGTACCTCTACATGAGCGAGCAGCAGCTGATGAGTCATGTCTATGACTTTGACCGCAATATTGCCACAGGCATCCCCTGGGGCAGGGGAAACGGTTGGGCCCTCTTCAGCCTTTCGGAGCTTCTGATGGTGCTGCCTGTGACGCATCCGAAACGGACCCAGCTTATCGCTCTGTTCAGAAATCTCAGCGCCGGCTATCTGCGTCTGCAGGATGATAAGGGTATGTTCCATCAGGTGTTGAATATGAAAGAGAGCTATCAGGAGAGCAGTTGTACGGCAATGTTTGCTTGTGCCTTCTCCCGGGGTGTTCGACATGGTTGGTATGAGGATCCCCAGCCGTACCGGGATGGATGCATCAAAGCCTGTGAAGGGCTCAAAGAGATGGCCATCGATACCGATGGCCACGTCTGGGGTGTGTGCAGAGGTTCTGAGTTCTCCTGCTCCAAGCACTATTATGCCCAGGAGCTGTTGCCCCGCCTGGATGATACCCACGGAATCGGCATCATCCTGCTCGCTTTGTGCGATCGGATGAAGCTCGACTAGCCTTTCAGTCCGGTAGTTACCAAGCCCTGGACAATATACTTCTGGAAAATCAGGAAAATGACGAGAACCGGAAGCAGGGTAAGCGTCCCCATGGCAAAGATGGCCGACCAGTCGGTGGAATTCATGGGGTCGCTGAACATGCGAAGAGCAAGCGAGACGGTAAACAACCGGGGCTTGTTCAAAAAGAGCAACGGACCCAAAAAATCATCCCAACGCCAATAGAAACTGAAAATCGTACTGGTGATGACCGCAGGTTTGATCAGGGGGAACAAAATCCTGGAATAGATCATGAAGCGGTTGCAGCCGTCGATTTTTGCTGAATCGTCCAGCTCATAGGGAATCTGGCGTATGAACTGCACCATGAGGAAAATGAAGAAGGGCAGTCCTGCAAACTGGGGGATGATCAAGGGCTTGAAGCTGTTGATCCATCCGAGCTTGTGGAAAATGATGAACTGAGGGACCATGACCACCTGATACGGAACCATCATGGTCATGAACATGCAACCATACCAGAATGTGCGTCCTCTGAAGGGCACCCGGGCAAAGCCGTAGGCAACCAGGGAAGAAGCGATCACAGATCCAATGGTAGAGAGGATGGTGTAGTAGAATGAGTTATAGAAAAAGGTGGTGAAGGTTACTGAGTTGTTGAACTTCCATCCACGGGCATAGTTCTCAAAGTGGAATGTTTTTGGGATCAGTGAAGTGGAGTTGAAAATCTCTGCATTGTCCTTGAATGAGTTGGAGACCATCCAGAGGATTGGATAGAGCATGATGAAGCCCAGCAGAATCACCACGATGTGGAAAACCACCTGCCCGAGCATGTGTTTGATTTTATAGTTCGTCATCTTATTTGCCCTCCTTTGCTTCATAGAAGACCCAGGAGCTGGAGGTCTTGAAGACGATGCCGGTCATCACGCCGATGATGAGTACCAAGACCCATGCCATGGCGCTGCTGTAGCCCATGTTGTAGTACTTGAAAGCCCGCTGGTAGAGATACAGTGCATATACCAGCGTTGAGTTCAGCGGGTCTCCCGTACCACCGGAGACCACGAAGGCCTGGGTGAAGACGGTAAAGCCGTTGATCAGCTGCATGACCAGGTTGAAGAAGAGAACCGGAGTGATTTGGGGAACGGTGATATTGAGGAACTTCCTGAAAGAGCCGGCTCCATCAATGGATGCAGCTTCATACAGTTCCCTGGGAATCTGACGCAGTCCAGCCAGGAAAATCAGCATGGACGAACCAAATTGCCAGATTGCAAGGATGATGAGCGTCCAGATTGCGGTATCGGGGTTGCCGATCCACGAACTCTGGGTGATGATACCGATTTTTGCAAGGGCTGCGTTCAGCGCCCCATCGGCCATAAAGAGCCTGCGCCACATCACCGCTATTGCAATCGAACCACCCACGAGGGAGGGCACATAGTAGATTGCCTGATAGAAACGTATGGCACGCGTGCCGCGGTTGAAGAGCATTGCGACAAAGAATGCGAAAATCAGACGAAGAGGGACGGATACAAACGCATAGAAGAAGGTGACTTTCAAGGATTGCCAAAAGAGGTGGTCACCTGCCATTCTCCTGAAGTTTTCCAAACCGTTGAAGACCGGCTCTCCGAGGATGTCATAGTCTGTGAATGAATAATAGAGAGAGAAGAGGATCGGTATGATGGAAAAAGCTACGAATCCAAGCAACCAAGGGCTGATGAATGCGTACCCTGCAGCATCTTCCATCAAAGCTCGGGTGCGTTTGTTGATATGCTTCATGGAAACTCCTTGAACAGTGGCAAGGTATACAGGGAGACCTGCGTTTGCAGGCCTCCCATCCATAGTGAGGGGTAGTTATTTGAGAATCTGGTTTCCCTGGGTCATGATCTTGGAAACACCAGCGTCCAAGCTGACGCGCTTGTACAGGATTTCCTGGGTGACGTCACGGACCATCTTCAAAAATTCACCGGATCCGGCAGGATCGGGAGGATCAATCGGACCAGCATTCTTGGAAGCAAGGCTGATGTAATCAAAAATCTGCTTGTTGATTGCATCGACCTTGGTAGACATATGCTCGCGTACATCATCGGGAATGGGAACGCCGCGTTCACCCATCAACACATCATTGACAGACGTGTCATTGAGGAAGTAGTTGAGGAACTTGGCAGCAGCTTCCGGATTCTCAGCAGAAGCGGGGATTGAGAAGAACATCGAAGGCTTGAGGAAGGTTCCCTTGGCCTTGGCATTCTTGATGTTGGGCAGTAAGGCCAACTTGAGCGGGCGCTTGGCAGCAGCCTGTTGTGATACGAACTGGTTGGACCAAATGTACTCTACCCATGAGCGGCCTTTTGCGAATTCACCTTCTTCAGGAGTAACGCTGACAAAGGCTACTTCAGGAGCGACCAACGCACCGGCTTCGAGCAGTCTGAGCTGGATTGCATAGAACTCGCGCAGGACAGTGGTGTCGGTGAAGCCCAAGCCGGTCTTTCCGTAGGTTGAGGCACCGGTTTGGCGGATCATGTTGTCGAATCCCACTTTGGGATCGGTAGTGAAGAAGGGGAGGGTTTTTACACCGGTCTTGCGATAGATTTCGAGAGCGATGCGCTCAAAATCTTCCCAAGTCCAAGTAGCACTATCGGGTTCGGCAATGCCGGCCTTAGCAAGTACTGCCGGGTCGTAGGCCAGACAGACAGCGTTGGTGCCGAGACTGATACCGTAGAGCTTGCCGTTCACCCTTCCGCCTGAGAGGAAGGATTCATTTACCTTGGACAGGTTGATGATGCCTTTCTGTACATACGGGGTGAGGTCTGCGAGCTGATTGCGGGATACCCATTGCAGCATGTATGCATAGTCGTGCTGCATCAGATCGGGAAGGCTCCCTGCCGCGGCCTGGGTGTTCATTTTGTCCCAGTATCCACCCCAACCGGTAGTCTCGGTTTCAATCGTGATTTCTGGGTACTTGGCCATGAACAGATCTACTGCTTTCAGGGTGCGCTCATCACGGGTAGGGTTTCCCCACCAAGCGAGGCGCATGGTTGAACTTGTGCTCTCTTCGACAGCTGGCTGGGCGAAGATAAAACTCGGCACCAGAAGCATGCATACGAGGGCGATGATGAGAAGGTTCCTTTTCATGTTCTAACTCTCCTTTTGAATCGTTTCTGACTCTATTTTCATCTGGTTGAACCAGAATCAAATGCGCTTAAGACATACGTGTAACAGTACCCTTACTCTATAGTTTGACAGGTTTTTCTGATTCCGCAATAACTGTATAGTCAATTTTTAGCACGATTTTGTCAGGATTGTGATTCAATTAAGTATTTTCTTGCAAGGAAAAGGCATAAACTACATAGGTAGTTGTTGGTGTCAGATTACGGATGTGACACAACGCATAAAAAGAACCTCCAAACGATATGTTCGGAGGTTCTTGAATCCATGAAAGAATACTGTTAGTTGTTTACACGCTCTAGGTATTCCTTGGTTTCCGTATTCACGCGGATTCTCTCACCTTGCTTGATGAAGATGGGAACGCGAACCTTCAGTCCGGTTTCGGTGGTGACGTACTTGGTTGCACCCTGTACGGTGTCACCCTTGACGGCTTCCTCAGCCTCTGCCACAAAAAAGACTACCTTGGGGGGTACTTGGATTTCCAACAGCTGGGCTTCCCAGAAAGTACAGCGGTAGGTTTCTCCGTCCTTCATCAGATACTGGTAGTCGGGGAAGTTGCCCATCGGCACTTCTATCTGCTCGAAATTGTCAGTCAACATCAGGTGGAAGTTCTCCCCATCGTTGTACAGATACTGACAGTCTCGATCGACTACGGTGATATCCTCGGCATTGTCCTGGCTCTTCATTGTCTCTTGCAGCGTCTGGCCGGTGGAAGGGCTTTTCAGCTTCAGGCGTACGAAAGCAGAGCCTTTTCCGGGGTTTACAAATTCACGGTCGATGCACACAAAGGGCTGTCCTTTGATCAACAAGGCGGTTCCCTTATCGATTTGACCTGCTTTAATCATGCTAATTACCTCGTATAGTTACAAATTGCGCGTATTTCCACTGGTCAGCATACCAGAAAGGGGAAAAAGAATCACCCCCTCAAGGTCGCTTTTTCCCATGAGCAACATCTGCAGCCGGTCAAGTCCCATGGCAACGCCCGAACAAGGGGGCATGGCAGAGAAAACTGAGGCCAAGGAAGGGTCTACATCAGGAATCACCGTGCCGCTTTCTTCCCGCTTTTGGACAAGGCGTGCATACTCATCACGGTAGTATGCTTGGATTGTTGCCTGGTCCCGGTCCTCATCATAACAGTTTGCAACTTCCACTCCCTTTACATACAACTCCCAGCGCCGCCTGTAGGCACCATCCTGCTGGGCCAGGCACTCAATCTGTTTGGGATAGCGTTCAAGTACCAAAGGGCTTTCTTGTGGAAGGTTGGGTTCGACGAAGGTTAAGAAAATTCGGTTGAAGGTTTCCTCCCAACTTTCAGGTTCATCTGGCAGGGTCAGTCCCAGCCTTTTTGCTTCTTGGGCAAGTGTGGCTTGTTTTTGGTGTTTGTCAAGGTCGACGCCGGCATACTGCTGCATCGCCTCGGCGACGCTGAGCCTGGCAAATGGTGGGCGTAGGTATTTTGGACTGTCTTTGGGAAGCAGGGAAGCGAACAACTCTTCGGTGATACGAATTGATTCTTCCTCATCGGCTCCCACCGTATAATACTCAAGCATGGAGAACTCAGGATTATGGATATGTCCCAGCTGCTCGCTGTTGCGGAAACAGTGGCCGATCTGATACACACTGCCCAAGCCTCGGGCGATAAGTTGTTTCATGAAAATTTCCGGTGAGGGAACCAGATACAACTCGGTGGAGGGGAGAAACGGATTTTGGAAACGCGTAGAAAAGTTTTCGATAGTGGACTCGGGAATGAGGGTGGTGCTTAAAATCGGGGTGTCGACCTCGGTGTAGTCGCGTTCATCGAAAAAGGATCGGATATTTCGGTAGAGGATACTGCGGAATTTTGCTGCTGCTTTCATGGCCGAATCATAGCCAAACCGCCTCCTGTGTTGCAAGTATCGCTATCGCTACGGTATAATCGCGCTTATGAAAGGATATGTTACTGATGACATCATCTATGCCCTTGCAACCGCCTGGGCGCAGAGTGCCCTTGCGGTGGTCAGGGTCAGTGGCCAGGGGTGCAGAAACCTGCTTAGTACCCGGTTTTCACGGCCTAAAGCCTTGATTGAGGCGGCAAATGCAACCTTGGTGCATGGCTACCTCCGCGATGGGAATGGTTCTGCCATTGATGAAGTCGTTGCTGCTGTATATACAGACGGACACGGATACACAAAAGAAGAGTCCGTGGAATTTTCGTGTCATGGCTCGCTTGCAGTGATCAAGGAAATTCTCGCCCTTTTCAACCACCTGGGCATGCGCAGCGCAGAGGGCGGTGAATTCACGTTCCGAGCCTTCCTGCATGGCAGACTTGACCTGACCCAGGCCGAAGCCGTCGGTGAGTTGGTCTCCAGCCAAAGCCAGATTTCACGTTCCTTGGCCTTGGGCCGGCTGGAAGGAAGCCTCCGTGGACGGATAGCTGCAATGAAAGAGCAGCTGCTTGGCATTGTTGCAGCGGTGGAAGTCCAGCTCGACTATGCTGAGGATGAGCTGGATGAATTTGTTTTCCCTCGTTCTGGGTTGGTTGACCTTATCAAACAGGTCAAGGATCTCAGTGCAACCTACCAAATCGGCCGATTGTACAGGATGGGGGCTCGCATTGTACTCGCAGGCTCCACCAATGCAGGCAAGAGCTCGTTGTTCAACCTCCTGCTCAAGCAGGAGCGTTCCATTGTTAGCCCGGTACGGGGAACGACACGCGACTACATTGAAGCAGATTTGGATGTCCAAGGTATTCCGATTCGGCTTTATGATACCGCAGGATTGCGAGAAAGTGACGATGCCATTGAAAGCGAAGGTATCAGAAGGACCGAGCGGCTCATCGGCCAGGCCGACCTGGTAGTCTATCTGGTGGACAGTACCGAACTCGGTCATGTTCCAAAGGAAGATGAGCGCACCTTGGTCGTCTATAACAAGAGCGACCTTGTCAAGCCACCCAAAGGCAGGATGGCCATCAGTGCACAGACTGGCGAAGGGGTGCCGAATTTGTTGGCTGAGATAGCCAAACGATTGGCCAAGGGAAGTGTGTCCAGTGGGGATGAACAAGTGGTCATAGAATCAGAACGGCAGCATACGCTGCTTGAGAACGCCGCCCAGGCACTCCAGCGATGCTTGGTCCTTGTTGATCAGGATATACCACTGGATATAACCGCTGTTGAATTGGGAGAAGCTCTTCAGAACCTCGGAGAGCTGACGGGTGAAGTAACACCGGCTGACATTCTGCAAAAGATATTCAGCGGTTTTTGTGTAGGAAAATAACATGGATTATGATGCAATAGTTGTTGGGGGAGGGCATGCCGGTATTGAGGCGGGCCTTGCCCTTTCCAGAATTGGGTTTTCGACCTTGTTGATCACCCAGAATCTCGACACCATCGGTAAGCTCTCCTGCAATCCAGCCATCGGAGGCTTGAGCAAGGGGAATCTGGTGCGTGAAGTCGATGCCCTTGGCGGGGAGATGGCTCACCTGATTGACCACTCCATGATTCAATACCGGATCCTCAACCGGCGTCGCGGGCCTGCAGTGCAGGCTCCCCGTGCCCAGGCGGACAAGTTTACCTATGCCCGTCTGGCAAAGGAAACGCTGGAAGCAGAGCATAATCTCGCCTTGTTCATGGATACGGTAGTTGATATCCTGCTCGATGATCACAACCGCCTGGTCGGGGTGGTGACCGACAGGCGTCATACCATTACCTGCAAGGTGATGGTCCTGACAACGGGAACCTTCATGGAAGGACGGATTTTCATCGGCGAGTACGATGCCTCAAACGGTCGCCTCGATGAGCCTGCAGCCATAGGACTTGGCAGTGCATTACGCAGAAAGGGTTTTCCGGTAGGAAGAATGAAGACCGGAACCCCTGCACGGGTGAGACGCTCGAGTCTGGATTTCGATACGATGGAAGTCCAGGATGGCGAAGAGCACATGATGCCCTTCAGCTTCGATTACAACAGCGTGGATCGCCCCGCTCTTCCTTGTTACATCACCTGGACTAATGAGAATACCCACCAGATCATCAGGCAAAACATCCACCGTTCCCCGCTGTACGGTGGGAAGATCGTCGGCAAGGGGCCACGATATTGCCCTTCCATCGAAGACAAGGTGGTTCGGTTTCCCGACCGCGACCGCCATCAGATCTTTGTGGAGCCCGAAGGGGTGGGAACAGAGGAAATGTATCTGAATGGGATTTCTTCTTCGCTTCCCGAGGATGTTCAGCATGCGTTCATTCATAGTATTGCAGGTCTTGAACATGCCCAGATTATGCGTCCCGCCTATGCTGTCGAGTACGATTTCATCGATCCGCAGGCACTCTTTCCTTCCTTGGAAAGCAAGCTGGTGGAGAATCTATTCATTGCAGGGCAGACCAACGGCACCAGCGGGTATGAGGAGGCGGCATGCCAGGGCTTGATGGCCGGCATTAATGCAGCCCAAAAGCTCAAGGGTGAGAAACCTTTGGTGCTCAGCCGCAACGAAGCCTATACCGGTGTACTCATCGATGACCTGGTCACCATGGGAACCCAGGAACCCTATCGAATGTTCACCAGCCGTGCCGAATATCGGCTCAACCTGCGCCATGACAGTTGCGACCAAAGGCTCACCGCCAAGGGTTTTGCCGTTGGGCTGCAAAAGCAGGAAAACCTGGAGCGCCTCCAAGAAAAGCTTGCGAAGATGGATGCGGTCAAGGATCTATTGCGTGCACGAAGGCTACAGGAAAAGAGTGCACTGCAAGCCTTGCGGATGCCTGATCTGACCATGAGTGACTTGGTTGCATACATTCCGGAACTCAAGGCATATGAGGAACCCATTCTCTATCAGGTGGAGCTCGATGTGAAGTACGAAGGGTACATCAACCGGCAGGATCGACAGGTCAGCCGGTTTGAGAAACTGGAAAGTCTTTTGATCGACGAGAATCTGAATTATGATGCCATTGACGGCTTGAGTGCAGAGGGCAAGGAAAAGCTTAAAAAGGTTCGTCCTCTTTCAGTTGGGCAGGCGACCAGGATAAACGGGGTGCGCAACGGCGACATAGCAGTGCTCATTGTGCATCTCGACCGAGGAGGAAGGCATGACAGGTAAGTATCAGAAGCTGCTCGACGAGGGCCTTTCTTCCCTGTCTCTGCATCTGGACCAAGGTCAGAGAGACCAGTTGGATGCCTATATCGCTGAATTTGAGTTATTCAATCCAGTCTACAAGTTGGTGGCTGCCAGCGGTGAAGACCTGGTGATTCGCCACATTCTGGACAGCCTCAGCGGTGCACCGACGCTTGCCTCGCTTTGCGCAACATTTGCTTCCTGTAGGATTGCAGACTTTGGATCCGGGGCAGGGCTTCCCGGTATTCCTCTTGCCATAGCGTTGCCCTCGTACTCCTTTACGCTCGTGGAGCGGATGGGCAGGAGGGTCGACTTTTTACGTAATGCCTTACTTCGAGCTTCATTGCAGGATCGGGTGCGGGTTATAGACAAGGATTTGAAGGAAGTGAAGGACCAGTTCGACGTAATTACCTTCCGAGCTTTCCATCCCCTCGCCGATATTCTCGATCTCGTCGCTCCCTTGCTTGGAGAAGGTGGGTATGTGTGTGCCTACAAGGCGCTCAAAGAACAA contains the following coding sequences:
- a CDS encoding glycoside hydrolase family 88/105 protein, whose translation is MDSAKSMAKASEFQSAKVIVERYLSLHAEGSYTYRPFMKKGIYRGKDYRYHADLKALLPQAALGTFSYIWGTYEAADQMSLRFALIPYGPVRIYVNNTLAARSDIFSERYRSKQIFDLPLHKGLNDLLLVCENTSGGFGCEFGTWVGKLDYYFLMPSRNPCMEGLWYSEPQEVPLEKITSDTLNQLSWLPHLPDFASEHLDLQEVFPQASHDDWAVVATSFSVDKDTWCNLECDAELSLDGQLVGSSVEVSSGEHTLVLYARIGKGVSMSITQAQKGTPISIHHPVLGSEASYRYAICGPFAVRPQGFAMQFTKPFSTMTGLDFWHLEGGDTYLRMYNDNPLFGHWNYPLGVTLYGLVETERMFKDFDPELSVQIHAYLKRHIQASIDTYDYAMWDKDTLGGATAVHHLMTSLDSLDDCGSFGSTVLEIAKDHELSSYEKLIAVVGDHICRTQPRLADGTFFRTGLMHEFHENTLWVDDLYMSVPFLCRYARYAANAEHLDDAARQFFGFAKYLYMSEQQLMSHVYDFDRNIATGIPWGRGNGWALFSLSELLMVLPVTHPKRTQLIALFRNLSAGYLRLQDDKGMFHQVLNMKESYQESSCTAMFACAFSRGVRHGWYEDPQPYRDGCIKACEGLKEMAIDTDGHVWGVCRGSEFSCSKHYYAQELLPRLDDTHGIGIILLALCDRMKLD
- a CDS encoding carbohydrate ABC transporter permease — encoded protein: MTNYKIKHMLGQVVFHIVVILLGFIMLYPILWMVSNSFKDNAEIFNSTSLIPKTFHFENYARGWKFNNSVTFTTFFYNSFYYTILSTIGSVIASSLVAYGFARVPFRGRTFWYGCMFMTMMVPYQVVMVPQFIIFHKLGWINSFKPLIIPQFAGLPFFIFLMVQFIRQIPYELDDSAKIDGCNRFMIYSRILFPLIKPAVITSTIFSFYWRWDDFLGPLLFLNKPRLFTVSLALRMFSDPMNSTDWSAIFAMGTLTLLPVLVIFLIFQKYIVQGLVTTGLKG
- a CDS encoding carbohydrate ABC transporter permease, which produces MKHINKRTRALMEDAAGYAFISPWLLGFVAFSIIPILFSLYYSFTDYDILGEPVFNGLENFRRMAGDHLFWQSLKVTFFYAFVSVPLRLIFAFFVAMLFNRGTRAIRFYQAIYYVPSLVGGSIAIAVMWRRLFMADGALNAALAKIGIITQSSWIGNPDTAIWTLIILAIWQFGSSMLIFLAGLRQIPRELYEAASIDGAGSFRKFLNITVPQITPVLFFNLVMQLINGFTVFTQAFVVSGGTGDPLNSTLVYALYLYQRAFKYYNMGYSSAMAWVLVLIIGVMTGIVFKTSSSWVFYEAKEGK
- a CDS encoding ABC transporter substrate-binding protein — protein: MKRNLLIIALVCMLLVPSFIFAQPAVEESTSSTMRLAWWGNPTRDERTLKAVDLFMAKYPEITIETETTGWGGYWDKMNTQAAAGSLPDLMQHDYAYMLQWVSRNQLADLTPYVQKGIINLSKVNESFLSGGRVNGKLYGISLGTNAVCLAYDPAVLAKAGIAEPDSATWTWEDFERIALEIYRKTGVKTLPFFTTDPKVGFDNMIRQTGASTYGKTGLGFTDTTVLREFYAIQLRLLEAGALVAPEVAFVSVTPEEGEFAKGRSWVEYIWSNQFVSQQAAAKRPLKLALLPNIKNAKAKGTFLKPSMFFSIPASAENPEAAAKFLNYFLNDTSVNDVLMGERGVPIPDDVREHMSTKVDAINKQIFDYISLASKNAGPIDPPDPAGSGEFLKMVRDVTQEILYKRVSLDAGVSKIMTQGNQILK
- the efp gene encoding elongation factor P; translation: MIKAGQIDKGTALLIKGQPFVCIDREFVNPGKGSAFVRLKLKSPSTGQTLQETMKSQDNAEDITVVDRDCQYLYNDGENFHLMLTDNFEQIEVPMGNFPDYQYLMKDGETYRCTFWEAQLLEIQVPPKVVFFVAEAEEAVKGDTVQGATKYVTTETGLKVRVPIFIKQGERIRVNTETKEYLERVNN
- a CDS encoding amino acid--tRNA ligase-related protein, producing MKAAAKFRSILYRNIRSFFDERDYTEVDTPILSTTLIPESTIENFSTRFQNPFLPSTELYLVPSPEIFMKQLIARGLGSVYQIGHCFRNSEQLGHIHNPEFSMLEYYTVGADEEESIRITEELFASLLPKDSPKYLRPPFARLSVAEAMQQYAGVDLDKHQKQATLAQEAKRLGLTLPDEPESWEETFNRIFLTFVEPNLPQESPLVLERYPKQIECLAQQDGAYRRRWELYVKGVEVANCYDEDRDQATIQAYYRDEYARLVQKREESGTVIPDVDPSLASVFSAMPPCSGVAMGLDRLQMLLMGKSDLEGVILFPLSGMLTSGNTRNL
- the mnmE gene encoding tRNA uridine-5-carboxymethylaminomethyl(34) synthesis GTPase MnmE, with product MKGYVTDDIIYALATAWAQSALAVVRVSGQGCRNLLSTRFSRPKALIEAANATLVHGYLRDGNGSAIDEVVAAVYTDGHGYTKEESVEFSCHGSLAVIKEILALFNHLGMRSAEGGEFTFRAFLHGRLDLTQAEAVGELVSSQSQISRSLALGRLEGSLRGRIAAMKEQLLGIVAAVEVQLDYAEDELDEFVFPRSGLVDLIKQVKDLSATYQIGRLYRMGARIVLAGSTNAGKSSLFNLLLKQERSIVSPVRGTTRDYIEADLDVQGIPIRLYDTAGLRESDDAIESEGIRRTERLIGQADLVVYLVDSTELGHVPKEDERTLVVYNKSDLVKPPKGRMAISAQTGEGVPNLLAEIAKRLAKGSVSSGDEQVVIESERQHTLLENAAQALQRCLVLVDQDIPLDITAVELGEALQNLGELTGEVTPADILQKIFSGFCVGK
- the mnmG gene encoding tRNA uridine-5-carboxymethylaminomethyl(34) synthesis enzyme MnmG, whose protein sequence is MDYDAIVVGGGHAGIEAGLALSRIGFSTLLITQNLDTIGKLSCNPAIGGLSKGNLVREVDALGGEMAHLIDHSMIQYRILNRRRGPAVQAPRAQADKFTYARLAKETLEAEHNLALFMDTVVDILLDDHNRLVGVVTDRRHTITCKVMVLTTGTFMEGRIFIGEYDASNGRLDEPAAIGLGSALRRKGFPVGRMKTGTPARVRRSSLDFDTMEVQDGEEHMMPFSFDYNSVDRPALPCYITWTNENTHQIIRQNIHRSPLYGGKIVGKGPRYCPSIEDKVVRFPDRDRHQIFVEPEGVGTEEMYLNGISSSLPEDVQHAFIHSIAGLEHAQIMRPAYAVEYDFIDPQALFPSLESKLVENLFIAGQTNGTSGYEEAACQGLMAGINAAQKLKGEKPLVLSRNEAYTGVLIDDLVTMGTQEPYRMFTSRAEYRLNLRHDSCDQRLTAKGFAVGLQKQENLERLQEKLAKMDAVKDLLRARRLQEKSALQALRMPDLTMSDLVAYIPELKAYEEPILYQVELDVKYEGYINRQDRQVSRFEKLESLLIDENLNYDAIDGLSAEGKEKLKKVRPLSVGQATRINGVRNGDIAVLIVHLDRGGRHDR
- the rsmG gene encoding 16S rRNA (guanine(527)-N(7))-methyltransferase RsmG, whose translation is MTGKYQKLLDEGLSSLSLHLDQGQRDQLDAYIAEFELFNPVYKLVAASGEDLVIRHILDSLSGAPTLASLCATFASCRIADFGSGAGLPGIPLAIALPSYSFTLVERMGRRVDFLRNALLRASLQDRVRVIDKDLKEVKDQFDVITFRAFHPLADILDLVAPLLGEGGYVCAYKALKEQVEEELVQVERTCKSTWKARFVPLEVPHLEASRMLCLMQKI